The genomic window CGCTGTCCGTGCCGCTTACAGCGCCTGCACCGAAAACGCCAAGAACTGCCGCAAAGCAAGCCACAGCCAATGCTTTTTTCATAAAAGATCCTTCCTTCCGTTAATTGATATACTTAATTCAACACCAAATTTTGTTATAGCACAGCCATTCTTATTTGTCAATCAAATGGCTTATTTTCGGCGGTTTTTCCAATTATTTAGGGGTATATGGCGGCGCTATTATTAAAGGTTATATGTGACAATTGACATATATGATGATATTGCGTATTGACAGCCGGGCTTGACGAGACGATATCCGACGGCAGCTGGGAAAAACTCGAAGAACAGGCAAGAGAGAACGAGCAGCTGAGTTTACAGCTCGTCGTGCCTAAAGCTTATCTTGAAAGCGAGATAGGCAAGCTCAAAGAGCTTGGGCTATTAAGCGAGAAAAACGGCCTTTATCAGAGCGACATAGTGATACTCACAAAGAATTCGGCAGACGCAAGGCACAAGGCAAATGAAGACCGCTTAAAAGAAAGTGCCGCCTACATCAAGGCAGCATTTACAAGATGCTCGATAAGATGCTCGATGAATTTAAAGGCGTGGGCTTTTACGGGTGCGATATGCCGCTCAATTTCCTGAAGTGGCTGATACTCACAAGGCTTTTAAAGCTCGGATACCGATATTTTGGGCAACACCGCACGACCATTGTGTGTCAGTATGCGGTTGTTCAGCTTTGCTGAACACTCCGAATTTTCGTCAGAATGCCCATTTTTGCCGCAGTTTTACTGGCGTAAAACAAGGTGAAATTGGGTATTATGACGGAAATTCGGCAAGCAGATGGCACACAAAGGCCAGAGCCGGTGGTCGTGCGGTGTTGCCTTTGAGGAAGATGTCGTAGGCGAGCTGCCCGAAGACGAGACAGTGCGCAGATTTCTCACAGAAAAAGACCCGGCAGGCGACCTTTATCTGCCGTTCATGGGCACATCGGCCTCAGACCACGGAACGATAGAATATCACTGGGTAAAGATAAACACACCCGATGCCATGAGGCAGAAGATCGGCCGCTCAGGGTCTTGGATACATTCTCAGGCAGAGGTGAATATGCTTATCGGCCTTGCGAACAGGCAGCCGGAAACTGCATTGAAAAGATGCTCTGCACCGAGCTTATAGAAAGCGGTGCTGCACAAAATCCGGGCAGCAGTATAGTGCTTAACTACCCCTGCTTTACAAAAGCTCAGGCAAAGGCAGCGGCTGATATCCTTGAACCTTTTGCACAAAAGCTCTGCGAGCAGGCATAGGGGCGCTTAGCATCTGCAAAGCAGGCCACAGCCGAGCATCTGCCCGAGCGCTTTATAAAGTACATAGACGACATGGCGATGATGTATATGTATGACGAGGTGGGCGTTTTCACTCGCCTGCTCATCGAGGAGGGCTGGCTCGTTCCCTGCACAGGGGGAATGAACCCTGCAAATATCATAGTCACCGAATAACAAAAACACTCCCGTTCCGTAATGGAGCGGGAGCTTTTTGCTGTATACTGTTTTATCAGAGAATGTCTACCATCTCGCCTGCAAGTGCCTTGTTCATGCTTCTTACAGCACAGAACTTACCGCACATCGAGCAGGTGTCGTCATGCTCGGGGGCACGGCTGTCACGGATAGCCTTTGCAGTTTCGGGGTCAATAGAACACTCCCACTGCTTGTCCCATTCAAAGTTGCGCCTTGCGTCGGCCATTTTGTCGTCGATATCTCTTGCGTGGGGGATATGCTTTGCAATGTCGGCTGCGTGAGCTGCTATCTTAGATGCGATTATGCCCTGCTTTACGTCGTCAACATTCGGCAGTGCAAGGTGCTCGGCCGGGGTAACGTAGCAGAGGAATGCAGCGCCTGCTGATGCTGCTATCGCACCGCCTATGGCAGATGTGATGTGGTCGTAGCCGGGAGCGATATCAGTAACGAGCGGCCCGAGAACATAGAAAGGCGCACCCGAGCAGATAGTCTGCTGTATCTTCATGTTAGCCTCTATCTGGTCAAGCGGCATATGGCCGGGGCCTTCTATCATTACCTGAACGTCCTTTGCCCACGCACGCTTTGTAAGCTCGCCGAGACGCACAAGCTCCTCTATCTGGCATACGTCGCTCGCATCGGCAAGGCAGCCGGGGCGGCAGGCATCGCCAAGAGATATAGTCACGTCATACTCACGGCAGATGTCAAGTATCTCATCGAAGTATTCATAGAACGGGTTCTCCTCGCCTGTCATGCTCATCCATGCAAAGATAAGCGAGCCGCCACGGGATACGATGTTCATCTTGCGCTTGTGCTTCTTTATCTGCTCGATAGTCTTTCTTGTTATGCCGCAGTGAAGGGTAACAAAGTCAACACCGTCCTCTGCGTGGAGCCTTACAACGTCGATAAGGTCCTTTGCTGTGAGTGTTGCAAGGTCACGCTGATAGTGTATAACGCTGTCGTAAACCGGCACTGTGCCTATCATAGCCTTGCACTCACTTGTGAGCTTGCGGCGGAATGGCTGTGTGTTGCCGTGCGACGAGAGATCCATGATAGCCTCGGCACCCATATCAACGGCAGCGTTTACCTTCTGCATCTCGATATCGTAATCCTTGCAGTCTCTTGAAACGCCGAGGTTTACGTTTATCTTTGTGCGCAGCATCGAGCCTACGCCCTCAGGGTCGATACAGGTGTGCAGCTTGTTAGCGCATATAGCCACCTGACCTTTAGCAACGAGGTCTCT from Ruminococcus sp. NK3A76 includes these protein-coding regions:
- the thiC gene encoding phosphomethylpyrimidine synthase ThiC, which produces MRNYTTQMDAAKRGIITPEMKIVAKKEYRTEEEIRDLVAKGQVAICANKLHTCIDPEGVGSMLRTKINVNLGVSRDCKDYDIEMQKVNAAVDMGAEAIMDLSSHGNTQPFRRKLTSECKAMIGTVPVYDSVIHYQRDLATLTAKDLIDVVRLHAEDGVDFVTLHCGITRKTIEQIKKHKRKMNIVSRGGSLIFAWMSMTGEENPFYEYFDEILDICREYDVTISLGDACRPGCLADASDVCQIEELVRLGELTKRAWAKDVQVMIEGPGHMPLDQIEANMKIQQTICSGAPFYVLGPLVTDIAPGYDHITSAIGGAIAASAGAAFLCYVTPAEHLALPNVDDVKQGIIASKIAAHAADIAKHIPHARDIDDKMADARRNFEWDKQWECSIDPETAKAIRDSRAPEHDDTCSMCGKFCAVRSMNKALAGEMVDIL